In Maniola hyperantus chromosome 13, iAphHyp1.2, whole genome shotgun sequence, one genomic interval encodes:
- the LOC117987889 gene encoding uncharacterized protein isoform X2 has translation MNYQAMWRLSRSRPSRDIRRRPGARLVARPGRRRRRCRSAAEARARAAPPAAAPSLATTRALDAIRAGSGTAPTGSEMPHTGHRRTRTGIWRERAGSPGGSRGSCTRGWPFSHLASSCTSSAPETRVSKHQRYVWWARHSSWPAFRVACCVLCFVFSPSLVAGGGPTTRRTEDCPVAWKAKRCRWRGAQAHVRDQRSVRRRDASTRPRATCPACPAAKRTSVCVDTARPTRPPHTCSRKLFTCSQRGRSQHRSQGRNQGRSQGCSRGRNRVHSQGCNRGRSRVHSQGCNQGRSQGCSPGRSQGHSQGCRRPSSQRSRRQARGRPRGTCPSRAAPTASWSSAPRSYAPNPQAINIVAILFIRTMTMIGQSDMCGGKWRSILHV, from the exons TGCGCGGCTGGTCGCGCGGCCTGGCAGGAGGCGGCGGCGCTGTCGGTCGGCGGCggaggcgcgggcgcgggcggcgccgcCCGCCGCTGCTCCGTCCTTGGCGACCACCCGGGCGCTCGACGCGATCCGCGCGGGAAGTGGCACCGCACCAACCGG GTCCGAGATGCCTCATACGGGTCATCGTCGGACTCGGACGGGGATCTGGAGGGAGCGAGCGGGGAGCCCTGGGGGGTCGCGAGGCTCCTGTACGCGGGGCTGGCCATTCTCGCACTTGGCCTCGTCGTGTACTTCGTCGGCACCGGAGACAAG GGTTTCAAAACACCAGCGCTACGTCTGGTGGGCCCGTCACTCATCGTGGCCGGCCTTTCGTGTTGCTTGCTGCGTATTATGTTTTGTATTTTCGCCAAGCCTTGTTGCAGGCGGAGGACCAACCACAAGGAGAACAGAAG ACTGTCCGGTTGCGTGGAAGGCGAAGAGATGCCGCTGGCGAGGTGCCCAAGCACACGTCAGGGACCAGCGCAGTGTTCGCCGGCGAGACGCCTCGACGCGTCCTCGTGCGACGTGTCCAGCCTGTCCAGCGGCGAAGAGGACGAGCGTCTGCGTCGATACCGCACGGCCAACGCGTCCTCCACACACTTGCAGCCGCAAACTGTTCACGTGCAGCCA GCGGGGTCGCAGCCAGCATCGCAGCCAGGGTCGCAACCAGGGTCGCAGCCAGGGTTGCAGCCGGGGTCGCAACCGGGTTCACAGCCAGGGTTGCAACCGGGGTCGCAGCCGAGTTCACAGCCAGGGTTGCAACCAGGGCCGCAGCCAGGGTTGCAGCCCGGGCCGCAGCCAGGGTCACAGCCAAGGCTGTCGCCGTCCCTCCAGTCAGCGCAGCAGACGGCAGGCAAGAGGCCGCCCCCGAGGAACGTGTCCTTCGCGGGCGGCCCCGACGGCGAGCTGGTCCTCAGCCCCGCGCAGTTACGCTCCTAACCCACAAGCAATAAACATTGTCGCAATACTTTTTATACGAACTATGACTATGATCGGCCAAAGCGATATGTGTGGCGGCAAGTGGAGATCAATTTTGCACGtttga